From a single Ursus arctos isolate Adak ecotype North America unplaced genomic scaffold, UrsArc2.0 scaffold_34, whole genome shotgun sequence genomic region:
- the TMEM119 gene encoding transmembrane protein 119 isoform X1 yields MLSLKHTLLSPCTPASGKPESQLEPGPGDFPAHFQGPLNLPDLVVPFGKEAGPSSLFWGRAGQLRLSVCLSVCLPGPALGTQGRGGSVPSGVPQSWRGACGSGSGEQGGSCVCGRAQPRPSPVPTPNPLNGIKLAPRRPGGRRRQEGGRRRQPRAAAAGTPHRSTWREQPGLRADGRVSARMVSAVVPRLAASVLLLFRTLPVVAYSAPVPAVAYSAPLQAGFLEDTGGSGEAEGSSASSPSLPPPQTPALSPTSVGPQPTPLAGPKPPTSLLDGIVDFFRQYVMLIAVVGSLAFLLMFTVCAALITRQKHKASAYYPSSFPEKKYVDQSDRAGGPRAFSEVPDRAPDGRPEEALDSSQQLQADILAATQNLKSPARAALSSGDGARMEGKSEGEESGGREADQEAQGRASPAEKAAVPEEGCLALAEGAREAGQGQGQGELEAAPSLAQEARGAAGPPESPCACSVVPKV; encoded by the exons ATGCTCTCCCTGAAACACACTCTGCTCtcaccctgcaccccagcctcTGGAAAACCTGAGTCACAGCTGGAACCGGGGCCGGGGGACTTCCCTGCTCACTTCCAAGGGCCCCTGAACCTCCCTGACCTCGTTGTCCCCTTCGGAAAGGAGGCAGGCCCCAGCTCGCTGTtctggggcagggcaggacagctccgtctgtctgtctgtctgtctgtctgtctgcccgGGCCAGCGCTGGGGACCCAGGGTCGGGGAGGAAGTGTCCCATCTGGCGTTCCCCAGAGCTGGAGGGGCGCCTGCGGGAGTGGGAGCGGGGAGCAGGGGGGATCCTGTGTGTGTGGCCGAGCgcagccccgcccctcccctgtccccaccccaaacCCTCTTAATGGAATCAAGCTGGCCCCGCGGCGGCCGGGCGGGAGGCGGAGGCAGGAGGGTGGGCGGCGGCGTCAGCCCCGAGCAGCGGCAGCTGGCACTCCCCATCGCTCCACCTGGCGGGAGCAGCCCGGCCTGCGTGCGGACGGACGG GTCTCGGCCAGGATGGTGTCGGCGGTGGTCCCCAGGCTGGCGGCGTCCGTGCTGCTGCTCTTCAGGACCCTGCCCGTGGTGGCCTACTCTGCGCCCGTGCCCGCGGTGGCCTACTCTGCGCCCCTGCAGGCCGGCTTCCTAGAGGACACAGGGGGCAGCGGGGAGGCCGAGGGCTCATCGGCCTCCTCCCCAAGCCTCCCGCCGCCCCAGACCCCGgccctgagccccacatcggtggGGCCCCAGCCCACGCCCCTGGCAGGCCCCAAGccccccaccagcctcctggACGGGATCGTGGACTTCTTCCGCCAGTACGTGATGCTCATCGCCGTGGTGGGCTCCCTGGCGTTCCTGCTCATGTTCACTGTCTGCGCCGCGCTCATCACCCGCCAGAAGCACAAGGCCTCGGCCTACTACCCCTCGTCTTTCCCCGAGAAGAAGTACGTGGACCAGAGTGACCGGGCCGGGGGCCCCCGGGCCTTCAGCGAGGTCCCCGACCGGGCTCCCGACGGCCGGCCCGAGGAGGCCCTGGATTCCTCCCAGCAGCTCCAGGCTGACATCCTTGCCGCCACCCAGAACCTCAAGTCCCCCGCCAGAGCTGCGCTGAGCAGCGGAGACGGAGCCAGGATGGAGGGCAAGTcggagggagaggagagcggCGGCCGGGAGGCGGACCAGGAGGCCCAGGGACGTGCAAGCCCAGCGGAGAAAGCAGCGGTGCcggaggaggggtgcctggcctTGGCGGAGGGGGCCCGGGAGGCcggccaaggccaaggccaaggaGAGCTGGAAGCGGCTCCTTCGTTAGCCCAGGAAGCCAGGGGAGCCGCTGGTCCCCCCGAGAGCCCTTGTGCTTGCAGTGTCGTCCCCAAGGTCTAA
- the TMEM119 gene encoding transmembrane protein 119 isoform X2, with protein MWKPRLKEVSARMVSAVVPRLAASVLLLFRTLPVVAYSAPVPAVAYSAPLQAGFLEDTGGSGEAEGSSASSPSLPPPQTPALSPTSVGPQPTPLAGPKPPTSLLDGIVDFFRQYVMLIAVVGSLAFLLMFTVCAALITRQKHKASAYYPSSFPEKKYVDQSDRAGGPRAFSEVPDRAPDGRPEEALDSSQQLQADILAATQNLKSPARAALSSGDGARMEGKSEGEESGGREADQEAQGRASPAEKAAVPEEGCLALAEGAREAGQGQGQGELEAAPSLAQEARGAAGPPESPCACSVVPKV; from the exons ATGTGGAAGCCGAGGCTCAAGGAG GTCTCGGCCAGGATGGTGTCGGCGGTGGTCCCCAGGCTGGCGGCGTCCGTGCTGCTGCTCTTCAGGACCCTGCCCGTGGTGGCCTACTCTGCGCCCGTGCCCGCGGTGGCCTACTCTGCGCCCCTGCAGGCCGGCTTCCTAGAGGACACAGGGGGCAGCGGGGAGGCCGAGGGCTCATCGGCCTCCTCCCCAAGCCTCCCGCCGCCCCAGACCCCGgccctgagccccacatcggtggGGCCCCAGCCCACGCCCCTGGCAGGCCCCAAGccccccaccagcctcctggACGGGATCGTGGACTTCTTCCGCCAGTACGTGATGCTCATCGCCGTGGTGGGCTCCCTGGCGTTCCTGCTCATGTTCACTGTCTGCGCCGCGCTCATCACCCGCCAGAAGCACAAGGCCTCGGCCTACTACCCCTCGTCTTTCCCCGAGAAGAAGTACGTGGACCAGAGTGACCGGGCCGGGGGCCCCCGGGCCTTCAGCGAGGTCCCCGACCGGGCTCCCGACGGCCGGCCCGAGGAGGCCCTGGATTCCTCCCAGCAGCTCCAGGCTGACATCCTTGCCGCCACCCAGAACCTCAAGTCCCCCGCCAGAGCTGCGCTGAGCAGCGGAGACGGAGCCAGGATGGAGGGCAAGTcggagggagaggagagcggCGGCCGGGAGGCGGACCAGGAGGCCCAGGGACGTGCAAGCCCAGCGGAGAAAGCAGCGGTGCcggaggaggggtgcctggcctTGGCGGAGGGGGCCCGGGAGGCcggccaaggccaaggccaaggaGAGCTGGAAGCGGCTCCTTCGTTAGCCCAGGAAGCCAGGGGAGCCGCTGGTCCCCCCGAGAGCCCTTGTGCTTGCAGTGTCGTCCCCAAGGTCTAA
- the ISCU gene encoding iron-sulfur cluster assembly enzyme ISCU yields the protein MAAAGAGRLRRAASALLLRSPRLPARELSAPARLYHKKVVDHYENPRNVGSLDKTSKNVGTGLVGAPACGDVMKLQIQVDEKGKIVDARFKTFGCGSAIASSSLATEWVKGKTVEEALTIKNTDIAKELCLPPVKLHCSMLAEDAIKAALADYKLKQESKKGEAEKE from the exons ATGGCGGCGGCTGGAGCGGGCCGTCTGAGGCGGGCGGCTTCGGCCTTGCTGCTGCGGAGCCCGCGCCTACCCGCCCGGGAACTGTCGGCTCCGGCCCGGCTCTATCACAAGAAG GTTGTTGATCATTATGAAAATCCTAGAAACGTGGGGTCCCTTGACAAGACGTCAAAAAATGTTGGAACTGGATTGGTGGGGGCTCCAGCATGTGGTGATGTAATGAAATTGCAG ATTCAAGTGGATGAAAAGGGGAAGATTGTGGACGCCAGGTTTAAAACATTTGGCTGTGGGTCTGCTATTGCCTCCAGCTCATTAGCCACTGAGTGGGTAAAAGGGAAGACG GTGGAGGAAGCCTTGACCATCAAGAACACGGACATCGCCAAAGAGCTCTGCCTCCCCCCCGTGAAACTGCACTGCTCCA TGCTGGCCGAAGATGCAATTAAGGCGGCCCTAGCGGATTACAAACTGAAACAAGAGTCCAAGAAAGGAGAGGCGGAGAAGGAATGA